A window of the Salarias fasciatus chromosome 7, fSalaFa1.1, whole genome shotgun sequence genome harbors these coding sequences:
- the slc23a4 gene encoding xan_ur_permease domain-containing protein, with translation MTDAGEELQSSLDEDTNKLAYCVTDVPPWYLCIILGIQHCLTAFGGIIAIPLILSQGLCLQHDGLTQSHLISTIFFVSGICTLLQVTFGVRLPILQGGTFTLLAPSMAMLSMPEWTCPAWTQNASLVNTSSADFTDVWQSRLRALQGSIIVGSLFQMFVGFSGLIGLFMRFIGPLTIAPTISLIGLSLFDSAGGSAGNHWGISSMTTALIILFSQYLRHISVPFPTYSKDKKLHTSRVYVFQILPVLLGITLSWLICYILTTFDVLPAQPDMYGYLARTDLKGDVIGQAPWFTFPYPGQWGMPTVSLAGVVGILAGVISSMIESVGDYHACARLSGAPPPPKHAINRGIGIEGLGCLLAGAWGTGNGTTSYSENVGALGITKVGSRMVIVAGGALMVIMGVFGKVGAVFTTIPSPVMGGMFMVMFGVISAAGVSNLQYADMNSSRNIFIFGFSMFSGLVIPNWILKNPNAIATGVIELDQVFQVLLTTSMFVGGFFGFVLDNTIPGSKHERGILAWNKAHKDDSSNTLESEEVYNLPFGISAALSSSAWLRYVPFCPGGRPGSLDGSGADTNSLEPKLFPGRPEPAQIIVGVGL, from the exons ATGACTGACGccggagaggagctgcagtcctCGCTGGACGAAGACACCAACAAGCTGGCGTACTGCGTGACCGACGTTCCTCCCTGGTATCTCTGCATCATCCTGGGCATCCAG CACTGCTTGACAGCGTTCGGAGGCATCATCGCCATCCCTCTGATCCTGTCTCAGGGTTTGTGTCTGCAGCACGACGGCCTCACTCAAAGCCACCTCATCAGCACTATCTTCTTCGTTTCTGGGATCTGCACCTTGTTGCAGGTGACCTTCGGCGTCAG ACTGCCGATTCTCCAGGGTGGTACGTTCACCTTGCTGGCCCCCTCCATGGCCATGCTGTCCATGCCAGAGTGGACGTGTCCTGCTTGGACTCAGAATGCCTCTTTAGTCAACACTTCCTCCGCAGACTTCACAGACGTGTGGCAGAGTCGCCTGAGAGCA ctgcagggcTCCATCATCGTGGGCTCCCTCTTCCAGATGTTCGTCGGGTTCTCGGGGCTCATCGGGCTCTTCATGCGCTTCATCGGGCCTCTCACCATCGCTCCCACCATCTCCCTCATCGGCCTGTCCCTGTTCGACTCGGCTGGAGGAAGTGCTGGAAACCACTGGGGCATCTCTTCAAT GACCACGGCGCTGATCATCCTGTTCTCACAGTACCTCCGTCACATATCGGTGCCCTTTCCAACTTACAGCAAGGATAAGAAACTGCACACCTCCAGAGTCTACGTCTTTCAAATCCTCCCT GTCCTGCTCGGAATCACCCTGTCCTGGCTCATCTGTTACATTCTCACCACCTTTGACGTACTTCCTGCTCAACCGGACATGTACGGTTACCTGGCTCGCACCGATCTGAAAGGAGACGTTATCGGCCAAGCTCCCTGGTTCACCTTCCCGTACCCAG GACAGTGGGGGATGCCGACCGTCAGCTTGGCGGGCGTCGTGGGAATCCTGGCCGGCGTCATTTCCTCCATGATAGAGTCGGTTGGGGACTACCACGCCTGTGCCAGGCTATCTGGAGCTCCGCCCCCGCCCAAGCACGCCATCAACAGGGGCATCGGCATCGAGGGGCTGGGCTGCCTCCTGGCCGGCGCCTGGGGAACCGGCAATGGAACCACGTCGTACAGCGAGAACGTGGGAGCCCTCGGCATTACGAAG GTGGGGAGCCGCATGGTGATCGTGGCCGGCGGGGCGTTGATGGTGATCATGGGAGTTTTTGGTAAAGTGGGGGCTGTTTTCACCACCATCCCGTCGCCTGTGATGGGAGGGATGTTCATGGTCATGTTTGGCGTCATCTCAGCTGCAGGGGTTTCTAATCTGCAG TACGCAGACATGAATTCATCCCGAAACATCTTCATTTTTGGCTTCTCCATGTTCTCCGGTCTGGTCATCCCTAACTGGATTTTAAAGAACCCCAATGCTATCGCTACAG GCGTGATCGAACTTGACCAGGTGTTCCAGGTACTTTTGACAACCAGCATGTTTGTAGGAGGGTTTTTCGGCTTCGTACTGGACAACACAATTCCAG GGTCAAAGCATGAACGAGGCATCCTGGCCTGGAACAAGGCTCACAAGGACGACTCCAGCAACACGCTGGAGAGCGAGGAGGTCTACAACCTTCCCTTCGGCATCAGCGCCGCCTTGTCGTCCTCCGCCTGGCTGCGGTACGTCCCGTTCTGCCCCGGCGGCAGGCCCGGATCCCTGGACGGGAGCGGGGCCGACACCAACTCGCTGGAGCCCAAACTGTTCCCGGGACGTCCCGAACCCGCGCAGATCATTGTGGGAGTCGGTCTGTGA